One window of the Archangium primigenium genome contains the following:
- a CDS encoding flagellar hook-length control protein FliK: MATDSDFPPPASEAPAAAPELRLLDRRAFVGFPPLELAPGLSIADFALQIPDVTFPFNVSAGASRYQRKKLHFGFLELHVDAALVARKVAELAGRVTGLEGLKLHFRPGYLEGQAFLQAPERTPLTFKIAFDAEGERLAVYLYDVRLYGFSATPSVRVPGLLATAVSQLALLPELEVRGATGFTTRVLPALCQKAAVSRGFKMPLLDTARLSSAEVGVGGLRLRFSSGGLPPAAPPDEELLLALEGARAFADAEALLAQGRLAEARDAFLQSGDVQDAHPFAAERLLSLLVADPQAHDLALDVAATLLRRREKSPSALWGEAVVRERRGEHARAAERYLALCALSRRASEESAAFFSAEAAARAARDHAPQVAVKALHEVLGLRPDHLPSLKALARASDLSRDRAGAVRAYRRIAALARDPAEAADAHVHLADLCAQTEDDVAGARLHCEAALRLSPDHPDALLLLGDLCHRGGEHLRALKALDRLREVGMARHELERVGRANLLAGRVWEEGLGQPDNALLRYREATSLLPGEPEPLFATARVAEGLGKLQEALAGYQQALELAGPSPRTDGVRRAAHQSHHALARLYRTKLGDPARAREHLEAALALDPRDTAALDELIPYFRATGRVQELAESLEKAAAVHPEPGRRAALWAEAGELHRGRLQQPERAERLLTSALEADPHHAPALESLLAIAEARRDGGLLTRCLATLARLTPEPDERARKYRRLAVAARDLAFDLDLAATALKEVLKAEPEDLAVLGELCALQRKRSDMAGLAEALGERARVAEAQGDKRLASAALRELAHVLEARLGRLGEALVALEKAARLSPEQAVLLELAELSLRCERPENARRALETLLASLPRTTAPERLADLRARLGRACELMGDREAAITAYGQAFPLRRLDDALAERLEALYTEAGETRELAELWASRAQALSAAERAEEAAPLFLKSARVLLSRGEKGPALLRLSATLEASPSGPLAAEALDALAELELERGERLEAARLLARKAALVSEPRASARLLHRASVLSVGSSREESFLAEALERDASFAPARLRRGELRLQTDPRAALEDFEAVLALPATDPDAPREDELLYLSRRASACAVRAGRPDAARRLLGHYCALSPEDMEAQLELAALHRQAGAHEPLADLLATLWPRLSGAPRRAARRELAELSLTLGRPAEATEALRGLLAEEPQDAWATRALLELLPPPHTGSAAEEAERLVLLGTLIVTTEGEARAELLARRAALHRHAGRTSAARDDFLAATRLSRRPAPLWLALAAIARETGEDVAELEAWRHVLAAEPELAERAQARLLSLGTVLLERDARELARAALRAAASLPLAPAERCEVFFSLATLARRDKQPEAEAEALAEAARQGPVARRVDALLARAHLLEQSDTLAEAADSLEQALTLVPRQPGATSALQRVLRALEDWTRLAALLATEAPHLPAPEAAALYADLGTLYAEHLAQPEAAEAALRQAVRLAPEDTPVRRRLVALVSERGDFAEAAQLLDVEEGLLPEDETAALLREGCALARAAGDMTRALELARRAQGLVPARDAQLAELAELLFLHGDVREALPLQEQLATAADFSTDAAHAEKAWLRLGALAEKLGDTRRAASAYKRLLAESPLNEVAVLRLSALWENDEPRAAFDVLVAHARALPPSNDTAVRLVVLSERARESLADVPFAASLLARAAEMADEPLPLHRSLADLYREAGLTSELMAQLQVVAALSQEAGEIEGAIAACQEHARLTESAGRVDECLRSLKALRFLLEKEGRLDEAADCERHRAEMLRDAKLDLTAAEASLERAFALSGQLDTARMGLELAVRRDDAPTEARWLERSLPLLSATSDKALSLLRLARLYLEGLGDTGKAEGFLREALRLDRSLTEAETLLCDLFEREGRVAELAAWFEDAAALEPEGPQRAGLLLRAATLYRERAKRPDAAAIALIAARASLPDDLGLTRQVADLLQEMGRAADAAEFDALLLEADPFVEPLYTRHRAFLAETEDFQSLAALLSRRAQRQPPAEAAESYLGAARAFREAGALERALLCEDRAFELAPASAEAFHLLRARADGDARREAELLALRASAVSPEQAVPLLRERAHLLLEAGEVLLAAQAFDDFLERAADDVEALATRGDLAAEGGGPRAAWPYDRRLLAAGGDALPVPVRVRTHLRLGHASLAAGAHQDAAQAFEAVVALDGEGARGQEALSLLAEVYGRIGDARGLYRASLKLARKADAATAEVLYRRAADLFADPKEAIDALLHLTRLRPADGGIIDRAVRGLMALGRPADLLAVYEAGAQAAGGTRAAELLMAAADVAARQLDDTARAERLRERAAEADPSHVPALRARVAGLRARGETAALLEALPRLVDATDDADEASLLRLELAALARADGQDTLAREALEVVVARGASGAGYAEALEALEPLLVEDSGRLGEVYLARAEILPDAERRAWLLAAAREFESVGRLAEALRAARAAVAVEPDPDALRRVATLHQALGEPGRSAQALLQAARLVPSAERPALLLEVVDLWESAGENAEALEVLERLAAKASGGDEATALAERFLRLGAPARAAEVGFAPALEAGDLPGALALAERAGDDPRILQALWALVEAGQAESSQVAELSRRLRADGPGEELLRLADVLSAWDEAQAIALWDEVLSAEGALPDSRLRALERLSLAPGFTPRLWRLLPGLGGSPEALAEAVLARVRELPVSERIEALSEAADGWPERRGKLLRERFRLQRDAGWTADAADTLGLLILLETSPKVRGELHVEQGDMLMWAGDKERARESFEKALEDAPGSIRALEFLLPLYEETRDHARFVKVAEQLAALLAGPAAMGVWRERLAEAYEALGRLAEASAQLVSLPETPERLERRARLAEAQGLTGEALRLRERLTEEPEKLEAILRQYLDAHLVVFAVQLAERLLAAEQLSPESRRLVAERLSPTPQGAPLARRLWPELLRERPVDADGWTLYAEALAADNESAPVDVARVDGFGAALVSSTARAPAATISSVRVPGGFQHSLPERVLEVSGTTMPRLDSALRPTLKSLGAGKVRLYLWPEGGVEAYLASPDALVLGAGALAAFGPVELGYLCALALCLGEAGEALSRPGVVPGFDDAAVEAFQAVPASLAASRVLARLAPEVRGADPSEVESGTVLRDSSAFHAVALAALDSV, translated from the coding sequence ATGGCCACCGACAGCGACTTTCCCCCGCCCGCGTCCGAAGCACCCGCCGCCGCCCCCGAGCTGCGCCTGCTGGATCGGCGCGCCTTCGTGGGGTTCCCGCCGCTCGAGCTGGCGCCGGGCCTGTCCATCGCCGACTTCGCGCTGCAGATTCCCGACGTCACCTTCCCCTTCAACGTCAGCGCCGGGGCCTCGCGCTACCAGCGCAAGAAGCTGCACTTCGGCTTCCTGGAGCTGCACGTCGACGCGGCGCTCGTGGCGCGCAAGGTGGCGGAGCTGGCCGGGCGGGTGACGGGGCTGGAGGGCCTCAAGCTGCACTTCCGCCCCGGCTACCTGGAGGGCCAGGCCTTCCTCCAGGCCCCGGAGCGCACCCCGCTCACCTTCAAGATCGCCTTCGACGCGGAGGGCGAGCGGCTCGCCGTCTACCTCTACGACGTGCGCCTGTACGGCTTCTCCGCCACGCCGTCGGTGCGGGTGCCGGGGCTGCTCGCCACGGCGGTGTCCCAGCTGGCGCTCCTGCCCGAGCTGGAGGTGCGGGGCGCCACGGGCTTCACCACCCGCGTGCTGCCCGCGCTCTGCCAGAAGGCCGCCGTGAGCCGGGGTTTCAAGATGCCCCTGCTCGACACCGCGCGCCTGTCCTCGGCCGAGGTGGGCGTGGGCGGCCTGCGCCTGCGCTTCTCCTCGGGAGGCCTGCCGCCGGCCGCGCCGCCGGACGAGGAGCTGCTGCTCGCGCTGGAGGGCGCGCGCGCCTTCGCCGACGCCGAGGCCCTGCTCGCCCAGGGGCGGCTCGCCGAGGCCCGCGACGCCTTCCTCCAGTCCGGCGACGTCCAGGACGCGCACCCCTTCGCCGCCGAGCGGCTCCTGTCGCTGCTCGTCGCGGACCCGCAGGCGCATGACCTGGCGCTGGACGTGGCGGCCACGCTCCTGCGCCGCCGCGAGAAGAGCCCCTCCGCGCTCTGGGGCGAGGCCGTGGTGCGCGAGCGCCGGGGTGAGCACGCGCGCGCCGCCGAGCGCTACCTGGCCCTGTGTGCCCTGTCGCGCCGCGCCTCCGAGGAGTCCGCCGCCTTCTTCTCCGCCGAGGCCGCCGCCCGCGCCGCGCGCGACCACGCCCCCCAGGTGGCGGTGAAGGCCCTGCACGAGGTGCTGGGCCTGCGGCCCGACCACCTTCCCTCGCTCAAGGCGCTCGCCCGGGCCTCGGACCTGAGCCGCGACCGCGCGGGCGCCGTGCGTGCCTACCGCCGCATCGCCGCGCTCGCGCGCGACCCGGCCGAGGCCGCCGACGCCCATGTCCACCTGGCCGACCTGTGCGCCCAGACGGAGGACGACGTCGCGGGCGCGCGGCTGCACTGCGAGGCCGCGCTGCGCCTGTCGCCGGACCACCCGGACGCGCTGCTCCTGCTCGGCGACTTGTGTCACCGGGGCGGCGAGCACCTGCGGGCCCTCAAGGCCCTGGACCGCCTGCGCGAGGTGGGCATGGCCCGCCACGAGCTGGAGCGGGTGGGGCGCGCCAACCTGCTCGCGGGCCGCGTGTGGGAAGAGGGCCTGGGCCAGCCGGACAACGCCCTGTTGCGCTACCGCGAGGCCACGTCGCTCCTGCCCGGCGAGCCCGAGCCGCTCTTCGCCACCGCGCGCGTGGCCGAGGGCCTGGGCAAGCTGCAGGAGGCGCTCGCGGGCTACCAGCAGGCGCTGGAGCTCGCCGGCCCCTCGCCCCGCACGGACGGCGTGCGCCGCGCCGCGCACCAGAGCCACCATGCCCTGGCGCGCCTGTACCGCACGAAGCTGGGCGACCCGGCCCGGGCACGGGAGCACCTGGAGGCCGCGCTCGCGCTCGACCCCCGCGACACCGCCGCGCTCGACGAGCTGATTCCCTACTTCCGCGCCACCGGCCGCGTGCAGGAACTCGCCGAGTCGCTGGAGAAGGCCGCCGCCGTGCACCCCGAGCCCGGTCGCCGCGCCGCGCTCTGGGCCGAGGCCGGCGAACTGCACCGGGGACGGCTCCAGCAGCCCGAGCGCGCCGAGCGCCTGCTCACCTCCGCGCTGGAGGCCGACCCGCACCACGCGCCCGCGCTCGAGTCCCTGCTGGCCATCGCCGAGGCGCGCCGCGACGGCGGCCTGCTCACGCGCTGCCTCGCCACGCTCGCGCGCCTCACGCCCGAGCCCGACGAGCGCGCGCGCAAGTACCGCCGGCTCGCCGTGGCCGCGCGCGACCTCGCCTTCGATCTGGACCTGGCCGCCACCGCGCTCAAGGAAGTGCTCAAGGCCGAGCCGGAGGACCTGGCGGTGCTCGGCGAGCTGTGCGCCCTGCAGCGCAAGCGCTCGGACATGGCGGGCCTGGCCGAGGCCCTGGGCGAGCGCGCCCGCGTGGCCGAGGCGCAAGGCGACAAGCGGCTCGCGTCGGCGGCGCTGCGCGAGCTGGCCCATGTCCTGGAGGCCCGGCTGGGTCGGCTGGGCGAGGCCCTGGTCGCCCTGGAGAAGGCCGCGCGCCTCTCGCCGGAGCAGGCCGTGCTGCTGGAGCTGGCCGAGCTGTCCCTGCGCTGCGAGCGGCCGGAGAACGCCCGGCGCGCCCTGGAGACGCTGCTCGCCTCGCTGCCGCGCACCACCGCGCCCGAGCGGCTGGCGGATCTGCGTGCCCGCCTGGGCCGCGCCTGCGAGTTGATGGGGGACCGCGAGGCCGCCATCACCGCCTATGGGCAGGCCTTCCCCCTGCGCCGGCTGGACGACGCGCTCGCCGAGCGGCTGGAGGCGCTCTACACGGAGGCGGGCGAGACGCGGGAGCTGGCCGAGCTGTGGGCCTCGCGCGCCCAGGCCCTCTCCGCCGCCGAGCGCGCCGAGGAGGCCGCGCCCCTCTTCCTCAAGAGCGCCCGCGTCCTCCTGTCCCGGGGCGAGAAGGGCCCCGCGCTCCTGCGCCTGTCGGCCACCCTGGAGGCGAGTCCCTCGGGGCCGCTCGCCGCCGAGGCCCTGGACGCGCTCGCCGAGCTGGAGCTGGAGCGGGGCGAGCGGCTGGAGGCCGCGCGGCTGCTCGCGCGCAAGGCGGCGCTCGTGTCCGAGCCGCGCGCCAGTGCCCGGCTGCTCCACCGCGCCTCGGTGCTGTCCGTGGGCTCCAGCCGCGAGGAGTCCTTCCTCGCCGAGGCCCTGGAGCGCGATGCGTCCTTCGCGCCCGCGCGGCTGCGCCGGGGCGAGCTGCGCCTGCAGACGGACCCTCGCGCCGCGCTGGAGGACTTCGAGGCGGTGCTGGCCCTGCCCGCGACGGATCCGGACGCGCCGCGCGAGGACGAGCTGCTCTACCTCTCGCGTCGCGCCTCCGCGTGCGCCGTGCGCGCGGGCCGTCCGGATGCCGCCCGGCGTCTGCTCGGGCACTACTGCGCCCTGTCCCCCGAGGACATGGAGGCCCAGCTGGAGCTCGCGGCCCTGCACCGGCAGGCCGGCGCCCACGAGCCCCTGGCGGACCTGCTCGCCACCCTCTGGCCCCGGCTGTCCGGCGCCCCCCGCCGCGCCGCCCGGCGCGAGCTGGCCGAGCTGTCCCTGACCCTGGGCCGCCCCGCCGAGGCCACCGAGGCCCTGCGCGGCCTGCTCGCCGAGGAGCCCCAGGACGCCTGGGCCACGCGCGCCCTGCTGGAGCTCCTGCCGCCGCCCCACACGGGCAGCGCCGCCGAGGAGGCCGAGCGCCTCGTGCTCTTGGGCACCCTCATCGTCACGACCGAGGGCGAGGCGCGCGCCGAGCTGCTCGCCCGCCGCGCCGCCCTGCACCGCCACGCGGGCCGTACCTCCGCCGCGCGCGATGACTTCCTCGCCGCCACGCGCCTGTCCCGCCGGCCCGCGCCGCTGTGGCTCGCCCTGGCCGCCATCGCCCGCGAGACGGGTGAGGACGTGGCCGAGCTGGAGGCGTGGCGCCACGTCCTCGCCGCCGAGCCGGAGCTCGCCGAGCGCGCCCAGGCCCGCCTGCTGTCCCTGGGTACCGTGCTGCTGGAGCGCGACGCGCGCGAGCTCGCCCGCGCCGCCCTGCGCGCCGCCGCCAGCCTGCCGCTGGCCCCGGCCGAGCGCTGCGAGGTCTTCTTCTCCCTGGCCACGCTCGCGCGCCGCGACAAGCAGCCAGAGGCCGAGGCCGAGGCGCTCGCGGAGGCCGCCCGTCAGGGTCCCGTGGCCCGCCGGGTGGACGCCCTGCTCGCGCGCGCGCACCTGCTGGAGCAGTCGGACACGCTGGCCGAGGCCGCGGACAGCCTGGAGCAGGCGCTCACCCTGGTGCCGCGCCAGCCGGGCGCCACCTCCGCGCTCCAGCGCGTGTTGCGCGCCCTGGAGGACTGGACGCGCCTGGCGGCCCTGCTCGCCACCGAGGCCCCCCACCTGCCGGCCCCCGAGGCCGCGGCCCTGTACGCCGATCTGGGCACCCTGTACGCCGAGCACCTCGCCCAGCCCGAGGCCGCCGAGGCCGCGCTGCGCCAGGCCGTGCGGCTCGCGCCCGAGGACACGCCCGTGCGGCGCCGCCTGGTGGCGCTCGTCTCCGAGCGGGGGGACTTCGCCGAGGCCGCCCAGCTGCTCGATGTGGAGGAGGGGCTGCTGCCCGAGGACGAGACGGCCGCCCTCCTGCGCGAGGGGTGCGCCCTGGCGCGGGCCGCGGGCGACATGACGCGGGCGCTGGAGCTGGCACGCCGGGCCCAGGGCCTCGTGCCCGCGCGCGACGCGCAGCTCGCCGAGCTGGCCGAGCTGCTCTTCCTCCACGGCGACGTGCGCGAGGCGCTGCCCCTGCAGGAGCAGCTGGCCACCGCGGCGGACTTCTCCACCGACGCCGCGCACGCCGAGAAGGCCTGGCTGCGCCTGGGCGCGCTCGCCGAGAAGCTGGGCGACACCCGGCGCGCGGCGAGCGCCTACAAGCGGCTGCTCGCCGAGAGCCCGCTCAACGAAGTGGCCGTGCTGCGCCTGTCCGCGCTCTGGGAGAACGACGAGCCGCGCGCCGCCTTCGACGTGCTCGTGGCCCATGCGCGCGCCCTGCCGCCCTCCAACGACACCGCGGTGCGGCTCGTGGTGCTGTCCGAGCGGGCCCGCGAGTCGCTCGCGGACGTGCCCTTCGCCGCCTCGCTGCTGGCGCGCGCCGCCGAGATGGCGGACGAGCCCCTGCCGCTGCACCGCTCGCTCGCGGACCTCTACCGCGAGGCGGGCCTCACCTCCGAGCTGATGGCCCAGCTCCAGGTGGTGGCCGCGCTCAGCCAGGAGGCCGGGGAGATCGAGGGCGCCATCGCCGCCTGCCAGGAGCACGCGCGCCTCACGGAGAGCGCGGGCCGGGTGGACGAGTGCCTGCGCTCGCTCAAGGCGCTGCGCTTCCTGTTGGAGAAGGAAGGTCGGCTGGACGAGGCCGCCGACTGCGAGCGCCACCGCGCGGAGATGCTGCGCGATGCGAAGCTGGACCTGACGGCCGCCGAGGCCTCCCTGGAGCGCGCCTTCGCGCTGTCGGGCCAGCTCGACACGGCGCGCATGGGCCTGGAGCTCGCGGTGCGCCGCGACGACGCCCCCACCGAGGCGCGGTGGCTGGAGCGCTCGCTGCCGCTCCTGTCCGCCACGTCCGACAAGGCCCTGTCGCTCTTGCGGCTCGCGCGGCTGTACCTCGAGGGCCTGGGCGATACCGGCAAGGCCGAGGGCTTCCTGCGCGAGGCGCTGCGGCTGGATCGCTCCCTCACCGAGGCCGAGACGCTCCTGTGCGACCTGTTCGAGCGCGAGGGCCGCGTGGCGGAGCTGGCCGCGTGGTTCGAGGACGCCGCGGCGCTCGAGCCGGAGGGCCCCCAGCGCGCCGGGTTGCTGCTGCGCGCCGCCACGCTCTACCGCGAGCGCGCCAAGCGTCCGGACGCCGCCGCCATCGCGCTCATCGCCGCGCGCGCCTCGCTGCCGGATGACCTGGGCCTCACCCGCCAGGTGGCCGACCTGCTCCAGGAGATGGGCCGCGCGGCGGATGCCGCCGAGTTCGACGCGCTCCTCCTGGAGGCCGACCCCTTCGTGGAGCCGCTGTACACGCGCCACCGGGCCTTCCTCGCGGAGACGGAGGACTTCCAGTCGCTCGCGGCGCTGTTGTCTCGCCGGGCCCAGCGCCAGCCGCCCGCCGAGGCCGCCGAGAGCTACCTGGGCGCCGCCCGCGCCTTCCGCGAGGCCGGGGCCCTGGAGCGCGCCCTGCTGTGCGAGGACCGGGCCTTCGAGCTCGCCCCCGCCAGCGCCGAGGCCTTCCACCTGCTGCGCGCCCGCGCGGACGGGGACGCGCGCCGTGAGGCGGAGCTGCTCGCCCTGCGCGCCTCCGCCGTGTCCCCCGAGCAGGCCGTGCCGCTCTTGCGCGAGCGGGCCCACCTGCTGCTCGAGGCCGGCGAGGTGCTGCTCGCCGCCCAGGCCTTCGACGACTTCCTGGAGCGCGCCGCCGACGACGTGGAGGCGCTCGCCACGCGGGGAGACCTGGCGGCCGAGGGCGGCGGGCCCCGCGCGGCCTGGCCCTATGACCGGCGCCTGCTGGCCGCGGGCGGCGACGCGCTGCCCGTGCCCGTGCGCGTGCGCACCCACCTGCGGCTCGGCCATGCGTCGCTCGCCGCCGGTGCCCACCAGGACGCCGCCCAGGCCTTCGAGGCCGTGGTGGCGCTGGACGGGGAGGGTGCCCGGGGCCAGGAGGCCCTGTCGCTGCTCGCCGAGGTGTATGGCCGCATCGGGGACGCCCGGGGCTTGTACCGGGCCTCGCTGAAGCTCGCGCGCAAGGCGGACGCCGCCACCGCCGAGGTGCTCTACCGCCGCGCCGCGGACCTCTTCGCGGACCCCAAGGAGGCCATCGACGCGCTGCTGCACCTCACGCGGCTGCGTCCCGCCGATGGCGGCATCATCGACCGGGCGGTGCGCGGCCTCATGGCGCTGGGCCGTCCGGCGGACCTGCTCGCCGTCTACGAGGCCGGGGCCCAGGCCGCGGGCGGCACCCGCGCCGCCGAGCTGTTGATGGCCGCCGCCGACGTGGCCGCCCGCCAGCTGGATGACACGGCCCGGGCCGAACGGCTCCGGGAACGGGCCGCCGAGGCGGACCCCTCGCACGTCCCCGCGCTCCGGGCCCGGGTGGCCGGGCTGCGCGCGCGCGGCGAGACGGCCGCGTTGCTGGAGGCCCTCCCCCGGCTCGTGGACGCGACGGACGACGCGGACGAGGCCTCGCTGCTTCGGCTGGAGCTGGCGGCGCTCGCCCGCGCCGACGGCCAGGACACGCTCGCGCGGGAGGCCCTGGAGGTGGTGGTGGCCCGGGGCGCGTCGGGCGCGGGCTACGCCGAGGCGCTGGAGGCCCTGGAGCCCCTGCTGGTGGAGGACTCGGGTCGGCTCGGCGAGGTGTACCTGGCGCGGGCGGAGATCCTCCCCGACGCCGAGCGCCGCGCGTGGCTCCTGGCCGCGGCGCGGGAGTTCGAGAGCGTGGGTCGGCTCGCCGAGGCCCTGCGCGCGGCCCGCGCCGCCGTCGCCGTGGAGCCGGACCCGGACGCCCTGCGCCGCGTGGCCACCCTGCACCAGGCCCTGGGCGAGCCCGGACGGAGCGCGCAGGCGCTGCTGCAGGCGGCCCGGCTCGTGCCGTCCGCCGAGCGGCCCGCCTTGCTGCTGGAGGTCGTGGACCTGTGGGAGTCGGCGGGGGAGAACGCCGAGGCCCTGGAGGTGCTGGAGCGGCTGGCGGCGAAGGCCTCGGGCGGCGACGAGGCGACGGCACTGGCCGAGCGCTTCCTCCGGCTGGGCGCGCCCGCGCGGGCCGCCGAGGTGGGCTTCGCGCCCGCGCTGGAGGCGGGAGACCTGCCGGGCGCGCTCGCGCTCGCGGAGCGGGCGGGGGATGACCCGCGCATCCTCCAGGCGCTCTGGGCCCTGGTGGAGGCCGGTCAGGCCGAGTCCTCGCAGGTCGCCGAGCTGAGCCGTCGGCTTCGCGCGGACGGCCCCGGCGAGGAACTGCTGCGGCTCGCCGACGTGCTCTCCGCGTGGGACGAGGCCCAGGCCATCGCGCTGTGGGACGAGGTGTTGTCCGCGGAAGGGGCGCTCCCGGACAGTCGACTGCGGGCCCTGGAGCGGCTGTCGCTGGCCCCGGGCTTCACCCCCCGCCTGTGGCGCCTGTTGCCCGGGCTGGGTGGGAGCCCCGAGGCGCTGGCCGAGGCGGTGCTGGCGCGGGTGCGCGAGCTGCCCGTGAGCGAGCGCATCGAGGCCCTGAGCGAGGCGGCGGACGGCTGGCCCGAGCGGCGCGGCAAGCTCCTGCGCGAGCGCTTCCGGCTGCAGCGGGACGCGGGCTGGACGGCGGACGCGGCGGACACGCTCGGGCTGCTCATCCTGCTGGAGACGAGCCCCAAGGTCCGGGGCGAGCTGCACGTGGAGCAGGGTGACATGCTCATGTGGGCCGGGGACAAGGAGCGCGCGCGCGAGTCCTTCGAGAAGGCCCTGGAGGACGCGCCGGGCTCCATCCGCGCGCTGGAGTTCCTGCTGCCCCTGTACGAGGAGACGCGCGACCATGCGCGCTTCGTGAAGGTGGCGGAGCAGCTCGCCGCGCTGCTCGCGGGTCCGGCGGCCATGGGCGTGTGGCGCGAGCGACTGGCCGAGGCCTACGAGGCGCTGGGCCGGCTGGCCGAGGCCTCCGCGCAGCTCGTGTCGCTGCCGGAGACGCCCGAGCGGCTGGAGCGGCGCGCGCGCCTGGCCGAGGCCCAGGGCCTCACGGGCGAGGCCCTGCGGCTGCGCGAGCGGCTCACGGAGGAGCCGGAGAAGCTCGAGGCCATCCTGCGCCAGTACCTGGACGCGCACCTGGTGGTGTTCGCGGTGCAGCTCGCCGAGCGGCTGCTCGCCGCGGAGCAGCTGTCCCCCGAGTCGCGGCGGCTCGTCGCCGAGCGGCTGTCGCCCACGCCGCAGGGAGCGCCCCTGGCGCGCCGGTTGTGGCCGGAGCTGCTGCGGGAGCGGCCGGTGGACGCGGACGGGTGGACGCTCTACGCCGAGGCCCTGGCGGCGGACAATGAGTCGGCGCCGGTGGACGTGGCGCGGGTGGATGGGTTCGGCGCGGCGCTCGTGTCGAGCACGGCGCGCGCCCCGGCCGCGACGATCTCCTCGGTGCGCGTGCCCGGTGGCTTCCAGCACTCGCTGCCCGAGCGGGTCCTCGAGGTGTCGGGCACGACGATGCCCCGCCTGGACTCGGCCCTGCGGCCCACCCTGAAGTCCCTGGGAGCGGGCAAGGTGCGGCTCTACCTGTGGCCCGAGGGCGGGGTGGAGGCGTACCTCGCCTCGCCGGACGCGCTGGTGCTGGGCGCGGGGGCCCTGGCGGCCTTCGGGCCGGTGGAGCTGGGCTACCTGTGCGCCCTGGCGCTCTGCCTGGGCGAGGCGGGCGAGGCCCTGTCGCGGCCCGGGGTGGTGCCGGGCTTCGACGACGCGGCGGTGGAGGCCTTCCAGGCGGTGCCCGCCTCGCTCGCCGCGTCGCGGGTGCTGGCGCGGCTCGCCCCCGAGGTGCGCGGCGCGGATCCCTCCGAAGTGGAGTCCGGCACGGTGCTGCGCGACAGCTCGGCGTTCCACGCGGTGGCGCTCGCGGCCCTGGACAGCGTGTAA
- the queC gene encoding 7-cyano-7-deazaguanine synthase QueC, with product MAASDKKAVVLLSGGLDSTTCLAMAKAAGFEPVCLAVSYGQRHAVELERARWVAKALGVTDFRIVTVDLRQVGGSALTADIEVPKDRPETEMSHGIPITYVPARNALFLSLALGLAEVVGASDLYIGVNAVDYSGYPDCRPEFIRAFEQMATLATKAGVEGTRFQVHAPLSGMTKAEIIREGVRLGVDYSMTHSCYDPDTQGRACGRCDSCTLRRRGFEQAGVLDPTLYTAGA from the coding sequence ATGGCGGCCAGTGACAAGAAGGCGGTGGTGCTGTTGTCGGGGGGTCTGGACTCGACGACCTGTCTGGCGATGGCGAAGGCGGCGGGCTTCGAGCCGGTGTGTCTGGCGGTGTCCTATGGCCAGCGGCACGCGGTGGAGCTCGAGCGGGCGCGGTGGGTGGCCAAGGCCCTGGGCGTGACGGACTTCCGGATCGTGACGGTGGACCTGCGGCAGGTGGGCGGCTCGGCGCTGACGGCGGACATCGAGGTGCCCAAGGACCGCCCGGAGACGGAGATGTCCCATGGCATCCCCATCACCTACGTTCCCGCGCGCAACGCGCTCTTCCTGAGTCTGGCGCTGGGCCTGGCCGAGGTGGTGGGCGCGAGCGACCTCTACATCGGCGTGAACGCGGTGGACTACAGCGGCTACCCGGACTGCCGACCGGAGTTCATCCGGGCCTTCGAGCAGATGGCGACGCTGGCCACCAAGGCGGGCGTGGAGGGCACGCGCTTCCAGGTGCACGCGCCGCTGTCGGGGATGACCAAGGCGGAGATCATCCGCGAGGGCGTGCGGCTGGGCGTGGATTACTCGATGACGCACTCCTGCTACGACCCGGACACGCAGGGCCGGGCGTGTGGGCGGTGTGACAGCTGCACGCTGCGGCGGCGGGGCTTCGAGCAGGCGGGCGTGTTGGATCCCACCCTCTACACGGCGGGGGCCTGA
- the ddpX gene encoding D-alanyl-D-alanine dipeptidase, with amino-acid sequence MAGAASLMMGVWLATAGAPVVDATEVVKDLVVDMRYATPDNFLKQKVYPDDARCLLLPETAERLKKAADTLRGQGYRLKVYDCYRPIAVQWQMWKILPKPGYVANPKKGGNHNRGAAVDLTLVTLEGQEVEMPTAFDSFERSAHHSYPGGTKASREHREILLKAMEGAGFKRNPMEWWHYDLPGATKLPVLDVPFTKSP; translated from the coding sequence ATGGCCGGTGCCGCGAGTCTGATGATGGGGGTGTGGCTGGCCACGGCGGGCGCGCCGGTGGTGGACGCGACCGAGGTGGTGAAGGACCTGGTGGTGGACATGCGCTACGCCACGCCGGACAACTTCCTCAAGCAGAAGGTGTACCCGGACGACGCGCGCTGTCTGCTGTTGCCGGAGACGGCCGAGCGCCTGAAGAAGGCGGCGGACACGCTGCGCGGCCAGGGCTACCGGCTCAAGGTGTATGACTGCTACCGGCCCATCGCGGTGCAGTGGCAGATGTGGAAGATCTTGCCCAAGCCCGGCTACGTGGCGAACCCGAAGAAGGGCGGCAACCACAACCGGGGCGCGGCGGTGGACCTGACGCTGGTGACACTGGAGGGTCAGGAGGTGGAGATGCCCACGGCCTTCGACTCCTTCGAGCGCTCGGCGCACCACTCCTATCCGGGTGGGACGAAGGCCTCGCGTGAGCACCGGGAGATCCTGCTCAAGGCGATGGAGGGCGCGGGCTTCAAGCGCAACCCCATGGAGTGGTGGCACTACGATCTGCCGGGCGCCACGAAGTTGCCCGTGCTGGACGTGCCCTTCACGAAGTCCCCATGA